In Syntrophales bacterium, the sequence TCGCGAATCGGAACCGCCGATGGGGGAACAGGGAAGGACGGATGCGATTCACGTCTTGGTTCCCGTGTGGCCGTGGGTGGCGGCGGGGGCGGAACATTCACCACCGGTCCCACCATGGGGAATCCCGGAAGACCCGGCGGTTCGGGCGGCGGGGGAGGGTTGAGGAGCGGTGTCCCGGGAGGCGCGAGTACCCAGACAAGCCCTGCCGGCGGACGGGGATACGGTCATGATGGAGGCAGCTCCGGCCCTTCAGGCTCCGCTGTATGCGGTATCTATGACAATCACGCCGGTGGAGGCGGCGGCGGGGCGGGCACGTCCGGCTCCCATGGCGGCGTCTGCCGGGGCGGAAGCGGCGGTGACGGACGCCTCTCACCCGTCACGGGAACCATGCTCGCCGGTGGCGGCGGGGGTGCCGGGTACAGCGGCTGCGGTTTCGGCGGTTCGGGCGGCGGGGGTGACGGCGCCATGAGAGACGGCGGAGACGGCATGGCGGGAACCGCCGGTTCGGGCGGCGGCGGAGGCGGCAGCAGTTCCGGAAACGGCGGTGACGGCGGATCGGGCATCGTTGTGATCCGTTATGAAAAGCCGGCCAACAGGGTTACCGTGGACGGTCCCGTCATCCTGAACGTGGGCGGGGGAATCACCATCGGCGGCCAGGGTCAGGCCTCGGATGAAGACTTCCTGACCGCCACCCTCGGCTGGGTATCGGTGGTCGACGGCGGCACGAATCGTCTGACGGCCGTGATACGCAGCGGCACCCTCCCCTCCGGAACGGCGCTTTCAGTGAACGGAGACGGCTTTAACACGGTCAGACTCACCGATGTTCCCCAGGCGATCAGATCAGGAATCAGAAACGAAGCGCGTACCGGCGCGAAACTTGCCTACAGGCTGGAAGTGACGGATTTTTCCTCACTGGCGCCGATAGAAACGGCACGGTCGGTGACGGTGGAATTCGCCATCGAGGAGGCGGAACCCTAGCACCGCGCACGCTTCATGGTCCCTCAGGGAAGCGTGTCCCGGCGCTTTTCTCGGCATTCGGACTTTTTCCGATGCCGTCAATGCCAGACAGAAAGGGGATCGATGCCATGGGAGAAAAAGCAAAACATCTGTTACAGCGGACGGTGCTTTCGATGATGCGTGAAATCACCTTGCCCTTGGAAGAGCTTTTCAACCTCTTTGCCGGGATCATTCAGGCCGGCCTGCGGAATCCCGGGGCAACCGCCGTGCGGATCGAATATGACGGAACCGTCGGGACCGCCGGTATGTGGAAGGGATCACCCCGGGCACGGGCGGCCCGGGCAATTACCGCCGAGGGTCGAACCCTGACGGTAACCACTGACCGGCCGGAAGGAGCGGTCATGGAAGGCGGGCTTCCATCCCCCGCGGCTGAGAAAGAACTGCTTGCCCTCTTTGCGGCCCGTCTTGCCGCGGTGATAGACATTCGCGCCGCCCACCGCCTTCTCCAGGAAACACTGAACCGATACCTGTCGATCGTCGATGACGGCAGTGCCGAAGAACGATGTTCCGATGAAACGGGCCTGGAAGAGTACAGGATCGAGACCACGGGTAAGGAAGGAATTGAACGCCACATTCAGGTCTGGCGGAACCCCCTCGTCCGGGACGGCGAAGAGCGCTACCAGGTACTGTACGAGGACATCACCCGGCGCAAACAGGCCGAAGAAGAACGGGAAGCGGCCCTGACCGAGTTGCGCCGTTCACAGGGTATTCTGGAAAGTATCATTGAGTTTCTTCCCGACGCCACCTTTGTCATCGACAGGGAAGGAACGGTCATCGCCTGGAACCGGGCCATGGAGAACCTTACCGGAGTTCCGGCCGGCGATATGCTGGGCAGGGGAGACCACGTGTATGCCCCGGTCTTTTACGGTGAAATAAAACCCATGCTGATCGATATCGCCCTTCTCCCCGAGCTTGAAGGCCGGACAGACCATGCCCGGATCGACCGGAAGGGTGATGTCTTTTACGCGGAAGCCCTGACACCCGCCCTGCCGAAGGGGGATGTGTACTTAACGGCCACGGCATCGGTGCTTCGCGACACGGAAGGGACCGTCATCGGTGCCGTTGAATGTTTCAGGAACGAGACGGAACGCAAAAAACTGGAAGAAAGGATCCAGCAGACGGAGAAGATGATCTCCCTGAGCCGCGTATCGACGGGAGTCGCCCACGAAATCCTCAACCCCCTGGGCATCATTTCCCTGGCACTACAGCGGGTGAAAACCCTGGGGGACCTTTCTCCCGACGTACTCGAGGAACTGGATGTCTGTGCGCGCCAGGTGGAACGTATCGCCCGTATAGCCGACGGGCTGAAGCAGTATGCCCGCTCTTCCAGCGAGGCCATGGCGCCCGCTGACATCAACGATATCATCGACGGCGTTCTCAGAATGTACCGGTTACAGCTTAAAATTGAAGAAATGACAACGGATCTGCACTACAGCCCCGGTCTTCCTTCCATACCGCTCAACAGGGAAAAAATGGAGCAGGTACTGATAAATCTCTTTTCCAATGCCCTGGGGGCAATGGAAGGCAAGGAGGACAGGCTGCTGTCGGTACGCACCGAACACCGTCGCCACGACGATGGAGAATATCTGAGGATCGTTATTTCCGACAACGGCACGGGCATACGGAAAAAGGATCTGGGCCGCATATTCGATCCATTCTATACCACCCGTGCACCGGGAAGGGGAACAGGCATGGGGCTTTCCATATCACAGGGCATCATCCGCCGGCACGGCGGTCGTATCTGGGCACAAAACAACAGGTGGGGAGGGGCATCATTTTTCATAGAGCTTCCCGTGACGGGGGAGGGGTGCCGCGGCATGGACTCGAAACCGGAAAGGAGTGACCTGTGAAGCGATTGCTCATTGTAGATGATGAAACTGAAATACCGAGGCTGCTGGAGCTGCACATGGCGGCACGGGGATACGATGTTTACACGGCTTTCGAAGGGACGGAGGCCCTGAAGAAGGTACGGGCCGTCCTCCCCGATGTCGTTCTGCTCGACATCGTCATG encodes:
- a CDS encoding ATP-binding protein is translated as MGEKAKHLLQRTVLSMMREITLPLEELFNLFAGIIQAGLRNPGATAVRIEYDGTVGTAGMWKGSPRARAARAITAEGRTLTVTTDRPEGAVMEGGLPSPAAEKELLALFAARLAAVIDIRAAHRLLQETLNRYLSIVDDGSAEERCSDETGLEEYRIETTGKEGIERHIQVWRNPLVRDGEERYQVLYEDITRRKQAEEEREAALTELRRSQGILESIIEFLPDATFVIDREGTVIAWNRAMENLTGVPAGDMLGRGDHVYAPVFYGEIKPMLIDIALLPELEGRTDHARIDRKGDVFYAEALTPALPKGDVYLTATASVLRDTEGTVIGAVECFRNETERKKLEERIQQTEKMISLSRVSTGVAHEILNPLGIISLALQRVKTLGDLSPDVLEELDVCARQVERIARIADGLKQYARSSSEAMAPADINDIIDGVLRMYRLQLKIEEMTTDLHYSPGLPSIPLNREKMEQVLINLFSNALGAMEGKEDRLLSVRTEHRRHDDGEYLRIVISDNGTGIRKKDLGRIFDPFYTTRAPGRGTGMGLSISQGIIRRHGGRIWAQNNRWGGASFFIELPVTGEGCRGMDSKPERSDL